In one window of Leishmania braziliensis MHOM/BR/75/M2904 complete genome, chromosome 8 DNA:
- a CDS encoding putative DNA repair protein has translation MSVEKIVTPTLGGTFRTCSEFIGTVSAREMPDNPSVQLCILSIGFNLESVVAQLLHQRMALNRPHRRVYCVVLPERLLPGAMTRFANAIRRHLALREAGEMRSRHADASAAATASHHASPMPVVAIEEGTTTKERCAVFQRGAVVVLTSHFLCADLLHRRLAVELVGMTVLALPHSLLGRGQPQDALAPQAAFCSELLLRSGSTAAGGQRPPSIVLISDAPVLMQSLVQRHHMGEERFVLQMHVGDIQLFPRFRLDFVRHFEELSRASRRPITVDRIVAPVAASVQALDGLLAKIVLETLQELQRLEQQLHTRSSASGGDPTADSSAGLNSQANARPFASPCVDAAAEADEDTGVLRFLPRARLTTNAVKGRIDYSGHPRSGTGAASYIRRGWRARTEHDNKGILFGGISEAEALSVDFSDLDNDLRAVVRRHESHWPYRLLVESLIDVRRLRRATRGTAYTFLRELEAVLEPRLPRCSVFGTGATPPAALWTLSSHFHDVVTVATHRIGTVVYVPSTASAALTAPMEGAAMLPANSADDVVVVVSSSSDSEERGKALLDAAPTSATSAPRGQVPTSAGGTLVPRLIPNVEEKDTDVEVVVRLVMSWCRTMLRRAERKSDAATDAPASHPTLLILVFGTKDVVRYTERLTHSLEAYQQLQLRHFMRVYQAKYDVELTELVEAQPADAAAPQLPIALLTSVDDASSDGEEDLTTDEDSSADGRRGRRAAADSAASLRHRLSSQGGHATAATPRDTTPLYADEGNSSQSVMVDIGVGAFHQALLSQLPPLLASSGERADIKYDSEPQSAARASLAAPLLVLERVREGVVTLCPDHRGATRDCGVTTSATLERMPRVLVLDASSLSATELTMLLDGSHAALQLAVPSTAAPRMSTADTNGVKGTDSVSTYLRVDRVILARQELMLLRQLEMAQDELPAERLATIKVQLVTTSLAELDFKKAVQAERQAFESLAHAKATLTGSLLVDQTSLRQAEEALETGMRPVRRRRVRKDTAVGRLAGDLLHRPDFPPSAVPCIVFDERELRSSLPYHLYRRGMQLIPLTLVTADYVLSPEYAVERKSVQDYAQSVMSGRIQRQLAALSRRYAHPLCLIEFHRGVPFRLMQNGIYAKTAELMAAYPRVCFVWARSPAHAAGMLVFLKKSVAASNADPADPSLTGISIGLGSAADVGEVTATAAERETAHYAARVLSKLPGITHQNAPSVMRLCGSLIGLATISQASLVSVMGDRDAARLYNFLHSPFHERVG, from the coding sequence ATGAGCGTGGAGAAGATTGTCACCCCCACACTAGGGGGCACCTTTCGAACATGTTCGGAGTTCATTGGTACCGTCTCCGCACGCGAGATGCCGGACAATCCGAGCGTACAACTGTGCATCCTCAGCATCGGCTTTAATCTTGAGAGTGTGGtcgcccagctgctgcaccagcggaTGGCTCTGAACAGGCCACACCGACGCGTGTACTGTGTGGTCCTTCCTGAACGTCTTCTCCCAGGGGCAATGACACGCTTTGCCAACGCCATTAGGCGGCATCTGGCGCTGAGAGAAGCGGGAGAAATGAGATCACGTCATGCCGAtgcatctgctgctgcaacagcgTCTCATCACGCATCTCCTATGCCGGTGGTCGCCATTGAGGAGGGTACGACCACCAAggagcgctgcgcggtgtttCAGCgtggggcggtggtggtccTCACCAGCCACTTCTTGTGCGCTGATCTGCTGCATCGGCGGCTCGCGGTGGAGCTGGTTGGAATGACGGTGCTGGCGTTGCCACATTCGCTCTTGGGCAGAGGCCAACCACAAGATGCGCTAGCACCGCAGGCAGCCTTCTGTTCtgaactgctgctgcgtagtggcagcactgcagctggcggGCAGAGACCTCCGTCCATTGTCCTCATCTCGGATGCGCCGGTGCTCATGCAGAGTCTCGTGCAGCGGCATCACATGGGGGAGGAGCGCTTTGTCCTGCAGATGCACGTCGGAGACATTCAACTGTTCCCTCGATTTCGCCTAGACTTTGTGCGGCATTTCGAGGAGCTCAGTCGCGCTTCGCGGCGCCCTATCACGGTGGACCGCATTGTGGCTCCTGTGGCGGCGAGCGTCCAAGCCTTGGACGGCCTCCTTGCGAAGATTGTGttggagacgctgcaggaacTCCAGCGtctggagcagcagcttcacacGCGGAGTAgcgccagcggtggagaCCCCACTGCTGACTCTTCGGCGGGGTTGAACTCGCAAGCTAATGCGCGGCCCTTTGCGTCCCCATGCGTGGACGCTGCGGCAGAGGCCGACGAGGATACTGGGGTGCTCCGCTTCCTGCCACGCGCCAGGCTCACAACGAATGCTGTAAAGGGCCGTATCGATTACAGCGGACACCCACGCAGTGGCACCGGTGCAGCGTCATACATCCGCCGCGGCTGGCGTGCAAGGACAGAGCACGACAACAAGGGCATTCTGTTTGGCGGCATCAGCGAAGCAGAGGCTCTCTCCGTGGACTTCTCCGACCTCGACAACGATCTGCGCGCGGTAGTGCGCCGTCACGAGTCTCACTGGCCGTACCGCCTCCTCGTGGAGAGTCTCATCGACGTTCGGCGTCTGCGACGAGCCACACGCGGCACGGCGTACACATTTCTTCGCGAGTTGGAGGCAGTACTTGAGCCTCGACTCCCACGGTGTAGCGTCTTCGGCACCGGTGCGACGCCccctgctgcgctgtggaCGCTCTCTTCTCACTTCCACGACGTTGTCACTGTGGCAACGCACCGTATCGGGACTGTGGTGTACGTGCCCAGCACCGCTTCCGCCGCGCTCACTGCTCCCATGGAAGGTGCCGCGATGCTTCCTGCGAACTCTGCTGACGAtgtggtcgtggtggtgagcagcagcagtgacagcgaggagaggggcaagGCGCTACTGGATGCTGCCCCAACCTCGGCTACGAGTGCTCCTCGCGGTCAGGTGCCCACCTCCGCGGGTGGAACACTGGTGCCTCGGCTGATACCCAatgtggaggagaaggacaCCGATGTAGAGGTGGTCGTGCGACTCGTGATGAGCTGGTGTCGCACGATGCTGCGCCGTGCCGAACGCAAAAGCGACGCCGCGACAGACGCGCCGGCGTCTCACCCCACTCTACTTATTCTTGTTTTTGGTACCAAAGATGTGGTGCGCTACACGGAGCGCCTCACCCACTCGCTGGAGGCGTACCAGCAACTGCAGCTTCGACACTTTATGCGGGTGTATCAGGCCAAGTACGACGTGGAGTTGACTGAGCTCGTCGAGGCTCAGCCGGCAGAtgctgcggcaccgcagctgcccatAGCACTTCTTACCAGTGTCGATGACGCCTCGAGCGACGGGGAAGAAGATCTGACGACAGACGaggacagcagcgctgatgGTCGCCGGGGGCgacgtgccgctgccgactcTGCAGCCTCCTTGAGGCACCGCCTGTCGAGTCAAGGCGgccacgccaccgccgccacgccgcgCGACACAACTCCACTGTATGCTGATGAAGGCAATAGCAGCCAGTCAGTGATGGTGGACATCGGGGTTGGCGCCTTTCACCAAgccctcctctctcagcttcctcctctgcttgccagcagcggtgagAGGGCAGACATAAAGTACGACAGTGAGCCTCAATCTGCAGCACGGGCCTCCCTtgccgcaccgctgctcgTGCTTGAGAGAGTCAGAGAGGGGGTTGTTACGCTCTGCCCCGACCACCGTGGCGCCACCAGGGACTGCGGCGTCACTACCAGCGCTACTCTTGAGCGGATGCCGCGCGTGCTAGTGCTTGACGCATCTTCATTGTCTGCAACAGAGCTAACGATGTTGCTGGATGGGTCCCACGCTGCTCTACAGCTTGCTGTCCcgtcgacggcagcgccgcggatGTCTACCGCGGACACTAACGGTGTCAAGGGGACTGACAGTGTGAGCACCTACCTGCGCGTTGATCGTGTTATATTAGCGCGCCAGGAGCTGATGCTTCTTCGCCAGCTTGAGATGGCGCAGGACGAGTTGCCGGCAGAGCGGCTTGCCACCATCAAGGTGCAGCTTGTCACGACCAGCCTGGCGGAGCTCGACTTTAAGAAGGCAGTGCAGGCAGAACGGCAGGCCTTCGAGAGCCTCGCGCACGCGAAGGCTACACTGACCGGGTCGCTGCTCGTTGACCAGACGTCGCTGCGCcaggcagaggaggcacTGGAGACTGGAATGCGGCCggtgcggcgtcgtcgtgtCCGTAAGGACACGGCAGTGGGGCGACTGGCTGGCGACCTCTTGCACAGGCCTGACTTTCCACCCTCGGCGGTGCCGTGCATTGTGTTCGATGAACGTGAGCTTCGCTCCTCTCTGCCGTACCACCTTTACCGTCGCGGCATGCAGCTCATCCCACTGACACTGGTGACAGCCGACTACGTCCTCTCCCCTGAGTACGCGGTGGAGCGTAAAAGTGTGCAGGACTACGCCCAGTCCGTCATGTCCGGCCGCATTCAACGTCAGCTTGCGGCGCTCTCCCGCAGGTATGCGCACCCGCTCTGCCTCATCGAATTCCACCGTGGAGTTCCATTCCGGCTGATGCAGAACGGCATCTACGCCAAAACAGCGGAGCTCATGGCCGCCTACCCTCGCGTGTGCTTCGTGTGGGCACGCAGCCCAGCGCATGCGGCGGGTATGCTGGTATTCTTGAAGAAGTCCGTCGCGGCCTCCAACGCAGACCCGGCCGATCCATCGCTCACAGGCATCTCCATTGGCCTAGGTAGCGCGGCGGATGTGGGTGAGGTGACGGCCACTGCGGCAGAGCGGGAGACGGCGCATTACGCGGCCCGTGTTCTGTCCAAGCTCCCAGGCATTACCCACCAGAATGCGCCCTCTGTGATGCGACTCTGCGGCTCGCTGATCGGACTTGCCACGATCTCACAAGCCTCGCTGGTGTCGGTTATGGGCGACAGGGACGCAGCGCGGCTGTACAACTTTCTTCATTCCCCCTTTCATGAGCGGGTGGGATGA